The nucleotide sequence CAGATGGCGGAATTGGTAGACGCACCGTCTTCAGGTGGCGGCGCTCGCAAGGGCGTGGAGGTTCGAGTCCTCTTCTGGGCACCATTACTGGCATATCGCATCGTCTCGCGAACCCGGTGGCGGTTCTTCGGCCCTGATCCGCGGGCTCGACGCCCTTGACATCATTCGGGTTTCTGCGCGATGAAGAGTCGCGACGGGAGGGCTTGGCTTGAGGAGGCCGGCCCGAGAATGCCCTATTGCGGCGCACCGCCTTTGCCCGACAGCCTGTGGCTGAGGTGGAATTTCGATCCGATTCTCATTGTTGCCCTGGCGCTGCTGGCCGGGGTGCATCTGCGCCGCTGCCCGGCGTCGCGCCGCACGATGGCAGCGGGCGGTTGGGCGATAACTTCGTTGGCTCTGATTTCGCCCCTCTGCGCGCTTTCGGTTTCGCTGTTCGCGGCGCGAGTCGGCCAGCACATGATCATGTTCCTGCTGGGCGCGCCGCTCGTGGCAGCGGCCCTGCCGGCCGCGCGCAATTCGCGCTGGCTATGGCCAGCCACAGCCGCGTTCACCGCATTCCTCTGGCTGTGGCACATGCCCGCGCCGTACGACGCGACGCTCCATTCCGACGCGATCTATTGGGCGATGCACACCACGCTGTTCTTCAGCGCGGTGCTGCTGTGGCGTGAGCTCCTGCCTCTCGGCGAGCGGCCAATGGGGCTGGTCGCGGCGGGTACGGTCGCCTCGATGCAGATGGCCTTCCTCGGCGCGGTTCTCACACTCGCGGGACGCCCGCTTTTCTCGTGGCATTATATCACGACCCAGGCTTGGGGCTTCACGCCGCTGGCCGATCAGCAACTCGGCGGCACGCTGATGTGGGTGCCTGGCGGGATCCTCTTCCTGTGGCTGGCTCTGCGCACGACCGCTCACGTTCTGCGCGATCGGGAGGGCTTTGCCGTATGAGCGGCGCGCCGCTCGGATACCTGACCAGCAACGGGGCAAGGGCGGACGCGACCGTTCCGTTGACCTGGTTTCTCGTGCTGCTCTCCAGCGCGGTCTGCCTGATCATCGCCTACATGCTGTGGCGCGCCGTGCGCCGGGGCAGGGCGGTGGAGGCCGGCCTGCCCGCGGTCGCGCGCGGGGTCGGCGGCGTCCGCCTGATCTTCATCGGCCTCGGCATATCCTCGCTGTTCCTCCTCGTGGCGCTCGGCTGGACGATGATCGCGCTTGGGCACGTCGCGCCGATGCCGCGGCGGCCGGAAATCACGATCGACGTCACCGCGCATCAGTGGTGGTGGCAGGCGGACTATGGCGGGGCGGTGCCCAGCGAGCGCTTCACCACGGCCAACGAAATCCACGTGCCCGTCGGCGCCAAGGTGCTCGTGCGGCTGCACGGGGGGGACGTGATTCACAGCTTCTGGGTGCCCAAGCTGACCGGAAAGACCGATGCCATTCCCGGCCAGGTCAACCTGACCTGGCTCGAGGCCGACGAGCCGGGAATCTATCGCGGGCAGTGCAGCGAATACTGCGGGTTGCAGCATGCGCACATGGGCTTCGAGGTGGTCGCCGAAAGCCCTCGCGAATTTGCCAAGTGGCGCGCGGCCCAGCTGCAGACCGCGCCTCCGCCGGTCACTCCGGAGCAGGCGGAGGGCCTCGCTCTGATGGAATACCGCTGTGCGCTGTGCCACACCGTTCGCGGCACGAGCGCGGGGTCGAACGTCGGGCCCGACCTTACCCATCTCATGAGCCGCAGGCTGATCGCTGCCGGCACCTATCCCAACAATCGCGCCAATCTCGCCGGGTGGATCGAGGATCCGCAGGGCGCGAAGCCTGGCGCCCAAATGCCGCCCCAGCACCTTACGGGGCCGCAGCTTCAAGCCGTTGTCGCTTACCTGGAGACGCTGGAATGAGCGCAGCCGACCTCACCGCCGGCCGCGAAGGGCCGCTGGCCGATACCGACACCCGCCTGTCGCGCACCCCACGCGTCGCCGTGGCCGACGCCGCCCTGCGCGATCGGCTCGAGCGGATCTGGCGTACAGAGCCGGGACTGAAGGGATGGTTCGGCACAGTCGATCACAAGGAAATCGGCAAGCGCTACCTGGTGACGGCCTTCATCATGCTGGCGATCGGCGGGATCGAGGCGCTGGTTCTGCGGCTCCAGCTTGCCGGGCCCAACAAGCACCTGCTGACGCCAGAACAGTACAACGAACTGTTCTCGACCCACGGCATGACGATGATCTTCCTCTACGCGGGGCCGGTCCTGTCGGGCTTTTCGAACTACTTTTTCCCGCTGTGGCTCGGCGCGCGCGATATGGCGTTTCCGCGAATGAATGCGCTCAGCTACTGGATCTACCTCGCCGCCGCGCTGTTCCTCTACGCCGGGCCGCTGGTCGGGGCGGGGCCGAACGACGGCTGGTTCAACTACGTCCCTTACGCCGAAAAGGCCTTCAATCCCGGCATCAACGAGGACATCTACGCGCTGGGCATGGTCTTCCTCGGCATCTCGACCAGCGTCGGGGCGGCCAACTTCATCGTCACCGCGGCGCGCTGCCGGGCGCCGGGAATGTCGATAAACCGCCTGCCGATCATGGTCTGGGGCACGCTGACGGCGAGTGCGGCCAACCTGGTGGTCATACCCGCCGTAAGCCTGGCCTTCTTCCTGCTGTGGATGGACCGCAACCTGGGGACGAGCTTCTTCACCGTCGCCGGCGGCGGCGAGCCGCTGTTGTGGCAGCACCTGTTCTGGCTGTTCGGCCATCCCTGGGTCTACGCCATCGTCCTGCCGGCGATGGGCATGGTATCCGACGGGCTGCCGACATTCTCGCGGACCCCGCTGGTCGGTTACACGCTCGTCGCGCTGTCCACCGTGGCGACGATGCTGCTCGGCTTCGGTGTCTGGGTGCACCACATGTTCGCCACCGGCCTGCCCGGTCTCGGCCTGGCGTTTTTCTCCGGCGCGTCGATCATCATCACCATTCCCAGCGCGGTCGCGGTGTTCGCGTGGCTGGCCACGATCTGGCTGGGCAAGCCGGTTTTCACCACGGCCTTCAAGTTCTTTGCGGGGATGATCCTGCTGTTCGTGATCGGCGGCGTTTCGGGCTTCATGACCGCCAGCGTGCCGGCCGACTGGCAGCTCACCGACACCTACTTTGTTGTCGCTCACCTTCACTACGTGCTGATCGGCATCAACGTGTTCCCGGTCTGCGGCGCCACCTACATGTGGTTCCCCAAGATGACCGGGCGGCTGATGGACGAGCGGCTGGGGTGGTGGAACTTCTGGACCATGTTCCTGGGCTTCAACCTCGCGTTTCTGCCGATGCACCTGACGGGGCTGCTCGGCATGCCGCGGCGGATCTACACCTACGACGCCGGAATGGGCTTCTCGGCGCTGAACATGATCACGACGATCGGCAGCTTCGTCTTTGCGGTGGGCGTGCTGATGTTCTTCTGGAATGTCATCAAGTCGCGGCGCAGCGGCGCGATCGCCGGTCCCGACCCGTGGAGCGGGCCGTCGCTCGAATGGACCATCCCCTCGCCGCCGCCTCCCTATAATTTCGCCGTGATCCCGACCGTCGCGAGCCGGCATCCGCTGTGGGAGGATCAGCTCGACGAGACCGAAAACCGATCGAGCTTCGAGGAGGGCATGACCCTCGACGAAGGCAAGGAAGCGCTGGCCGTATCGATCCTCGATGCGGAGCCCGACCGGATTCTCAAGATGCCGAGCGACACGACTGCGCCGTTCTGGCTCACGGTGGCGACGGCGGTGCTGTTTGCCGGGCTGCTCGGCAAGCTGTGGTGGCTGGCGGCGCTCGGCGGCATCGGTGCAATCGCCTCGCTGGCGTTCTGGAACGAGCCGCGCACGAAGCTGCTCGAGCGCGAACCGGACGCGCATGAGGAGAGGCGCAATGGCTGAACGTATCGTATCGCGCCCCGAAGCCCTGCCACTCGGCCCCATCGGTGGCCGCGGAATCGGCTGGAACGGCATGGTCATGCTGGTCGTCGCCGAGGCCTCATTGTTCGGCTACCTGCTGTTTTCCTACTACTACCTGGCGGTATCCAACCCCCCCGGTTGGGTGCTCGAAAGCGAACCCAGTCTCAAGCTGGCTCTGCCCAATACGTTCCTGTTGCTCGCATCGAGCGTCGCTGCCTGGTGGGGCGAGCGCGGCATTCGCAAGGACGACCGCGGCCAGGCGCTCGGCGGCATCGGCCTGGCGATCGCCATGGGGGCGGTGTTCGCGATCGTCCAGGGTTTCGAATGGAAGGACAAAGCCTACGGCCTCGGAACGAGCAGCTACACCGCGCTCTATTTCGTGACGACCGGCTTCCACATGGCTCACGTCATCGCCGGGCTGATGATTCTCGGCGCGCTCTGGCTGTGGACCTGGCGGGGGTTCTTCTCGCCGCTGCGGATGCTGCCGATGGCCAATGGCATCGTCTACTGGCACTTCGTCGACGCGGTGTGGCTGGCGGTCTTTTCCACCTATTACCTCTCTCCCTATCTCGGAGTCGGACAATGACCCGCGACCAGGACGAAGGCGCTCATCCCGCGCCCCACCGGGGCCGGGTGGAAACGCACGAGGCGTTGTTCGCGGTCTGGGCCGCACCGCTGGCCTGGCTCGTCCAGCTTTCGGCGATCTATGCCTTTTCCTCGGCGCCCTGCTTCTATTACGGCATCCGCCTGACCACGCACCCCGGGGTCCAGCCCTGGCCGCTGATCATCGGCTGTGTCTGCCTCCTCGTTGCGCTTGCCGCACTGTGGCTGGGCGTGGTGCTGCTCCGGCGCACCAAAGACGAAACCGGAGGCAGCAAGCGTCATCTGTTCGAGACCGGGCAGGGCCGCACCCGTTTCATGGCCTTGTGGGGCATCGCCTTTTCCGCGGTGTTCGTCTTCCTGATTGCCGTCAACATCCTCCTGCTGCTGGGAATGCCGGTATGCGAAAGCTAGTCGCCCTGGCGCTGATCCCGCTGGCCGCCTGTGCGGGCGGCAGGGACGACGACACCACCGAGCTCGCCAAGCAGGTGATCGCCGATCACTGCGGGCTGTGCCACACGGTGCCAGGGGTGATCCAGGCGCACGGCAAGGTCGGGCCGAACCTCGAAGGGATCGGCAGGCGCGAAGTCATCGCCGGCAAGTTGCCCAACAGCCGTCCCAACCTGCTGCGCTGGATCACCCACGCACAGACGATCGCGCCCGGATCGGCGATGCCCGACATCCCGCTGACGCCTGAGCAGGCGAACGCCGTCGCCGACTATCTCTATTCGCTGGACTGATGCCATGAAGACCAAGACCATCCTCCTCGCCACGTTTGCCGCCGTCGCCGTCGCGGCGCTTCCGGTCGTGGCTGCCCAGACCGGGATGTTCCCGCAGCGCGCCGGGGCCAAGCCGCCGCTGCCCAAGCCGGTCCCCGCCGGCGACGTTTTCACCCGCGAGCAGATCGGCCACGCGCTGGCGCCGCCGACGCCCGGGGCCGGGCGCACGGTCGCCCCCGCGGCCGCCGCGCCGCAGGATGACGGGCAGTGGACCATGCCGGCCAAGAACTATGCGGCGACGCGCTACACCTCGCTCAACGAGATTACCCCGGCGAATGCCAAGAACCTGCAAGAGGTCTTCAGCTTCTCGCTGGGCGTCAACAAGGGTCAGGAAGCCGCGCCCATCGTCGTCGACAACACGATGTACGTCGTTAGCGCCTTTCCCAACCACGTCTACGCGCTCGACCTGACCAAGGAAGGCGCGCCGCTCAAGTGGAGCTACAATCCCAAGCCCGTGCCGGCCGCCGCGGGCGTGGCCTGCTGCGACGTGGTCAATCGCGGCGGCGCCTATGCCGACGGCAAGTTCGTCTTCAACACGCTCGACGGAGCGACGATCGCGCTCGATGCCAAGACCGGCAAGGAGGTCTGGCGCACCCAGCTGGGTGACATCAACAAGGGCGAGAGCGTGACGATGGCGCCGCTGATTGCCGGCGGCAAGGTCCTGGTCGGCAATTCGGGGGGCGAGTTCGGCGTTCACGGCTGGCTCACCGCGCTCGATCTCGGCAGCGGCAAGATCGCCTGGCGCGCCTATCACACCGGGCCCGACGACCAGGCGCTGATCGGCAAGGACTTCCATCCTTTCTACGCGATGGACCGGGGCAAGGACCTGGGCGTGAAGAGCTGGCCGGCGGGTGCCTGGCAGATTGGCGGCGGCACGATGTGGGGCTGGATCGCCTACGATCCGGCGACCCAGACGATTTTTTACGGCACGGCCAATCCTGGCCCGTGGAACCAGCTCCAGCGGCCCGGAGACAACAAGTGGACCGCCGGCCTGTTCGCGCGCGACGTCAACACCGGCCAGGCCAAGTGGTTCTACCAGATGAACCCGCACGATGAGCACGACTATGACGGCATCAACGAGCAACTGCTGCTCGACATGCCATTCGGGGGCAAGATGCGGGAGGTCCTGCTCCACCCCGATCGCAACGGCTACGTCTACGTCGTCGATCGCGAGACAGGCCAGGTGCTTTCGGCCGATCCATACGGCCCCGTGAATTCGTCCAAGGGGGTGAACCTCAAAACGGGCCGGCTGATCGTCAATCCGGCGAAGGAAACCCATCTCGGCCAGGTAGTGCACGACATCTGTCCCACCGCGAGCGGGGCGAAGGACTGGAATCCCTCGAGCTTCAGTCCGCGCACCGGGCTGGTCTATATCCCGCACGAGAACCTGTGCATGGACTGGATGAATCTCGAGGTGAATTACATCTCGGGCACGCCCTACGTCGGGGCGGAGGTGAAGATGAAACCCGGGCCGGGCGGGCATCGCGGCGAACTCACCGCGTGGGACCCTGTGCTGCGCAAACCGGCCTGGACGATTCGGGAGGATCTGCCCGTCTGGTCCGGCACCGTTTCGACCGGGGGCGACCTCGTGTTCTACGGAACGATGGACGGCTGGTTCAAGGCCGTCGACGCGCGCACCGGGAAGCTGGTCTGGAAGCAAAAGCTCGAAAGCGGCATCATCGGCCAACCGATCAGCTACAAGGGGCCCGACAGCCACCAGTACGTCGCCGTGCTGTCCGGCGTCGGAGGCTGGTCGGGCGCGATCGTGTCGGGGCCGCTCGACCCGCGCGACGGCTCCTCCGCACTCGGTTTCGTCAACACGATGACCGACCTTCCCAACCGCACGACCGCAGGAGGGACGCTCCATGTCTTCGCACTTCCGCATTGAGATCGCTGCCGCAATGACTCTCGCACTCGCGCTGGGGGCCTGCGATCAGGCCAAGGACGATACCTCGACCGGCACCTTCGCTCCGGCCGGCCCGGGCGCCCCCGCGCAGCGCGACGTGGCGCTGGTTCCCGGCGGCGGCGATCTGGTCACCGCGCCCGATCGGCGGGCGCTGCCCTACCTAGACAATGCCGCGGCCGTGACCGAGGGGATGCAGCTCTACAACCAGATGAACTGCGTGGGCTGTCACTTTAACGGGGGCGGCGGAATCGGGCCCCCGCTGATGGACACGAGCTGGACGTACGGCGGCCGGCTCGATCAAATCTATGACACGATCTATTTCGGGCGCGCCAACGGCATGCCGGCCTGGGGCGGTAAGCTGACCGACGACCAGATCTGGAAGATTGCCAGTTATGTCCGCTCGATGTCGTTGCCCGAGACGATTGCCGCGAACGGCAACGGCACGCCCTCGCAGCATCCCGCGCCCGTTCCGAGGGAAGCTGACGCATTCGACGGATGGCACGTTCCCAAGGAAGCCGGAAGTTAGGTCGCTCCCTGCCCTGTTGGCGCCAACCCTGGCGTTGGCGCTTGCCGCGTGCTCTTCGTCCGAGCGGGGCGGCGACCGCGTTTTCGTCTCGGACGAGGAGGCCGACGTGGTTCACGTCCTCGACGGTGCGAGCGGCGAGGTCGAGGGGGCTTTGCAGACCGGCGAGCGTCCCCGCGGCCTCGCGCTCTCCCCCGATGGCAAGACGCTGTATGTCGCGGCGAGCGAATCCAACCGCATCGAGGCCTGGGACAGTCACTCGCTGCGCAAGCTCCGCGAACTCGGTTCGGGGAGCGATCCCGAGCGCATCGCGGTCAGCCCCGACGGGGCGACGATCTACGCGGCCAACGAGGACAAGAGCGCCGTTTCGTTCATCGACGTCGCCAGCGGCAAGGTGGTGCGCGAGGTGCGCGTCGGGCCCGAACCCGAAGGCATCGGCGTCTCCCCCGACGGCAAGTTGTTGATCGCGACCAGCGAAGTGGCCAGCGTCGCCCATTTCATCGACGTGGCCAGCGCCAAGGTAACCGACAACCTACCCGTCGGCAGCCGGCCGCGCGAAGTGCTGTTCCTCAAGGGCGGGCGCGAGGCCTGGGTCTCGTCGGAGCAGCGCGGAACAATCGCGGTGTTCGACACCGCTTCGCGCGAGATGAAGCGCACGATCGACCTCGCCGCGGCCTTCCCCGACCTCGAGAATCCGCAGGCGGTCGAGCTCGAGCTGACCCGCGACGGCAAGCGCGCCTTCGTCGCCATGGGGCGCGGTGACCGCGTCGCGGAAATCGATCCGGTGAGCTACCGCGTGGTCCGTTCGTTCCCCACCGGCCACCGCACTTGGGGAATCGCCCTCTCGCCAGACGACGCGCGACTCTATGCCGTCTCGGGGCTCTCGGGCACGGCAACGATCATCGACCTGGAGAAGGACAAGGTCGCCCACACGGTCACGCTCGGCGGCAAGCCGTGGACTGCCGAGGCTGCCTCGCGATGAAGCGCGCCGGGTTGCTCACGCTCCTGCTGGCAGCCTGCGCCCCCGATCCGCTCAAGGTCTGCGCCGATCCCAACAACCTGCCGTTTTCGAATCGGGCGGGCGAAGGGTTCGAGAACAAACTGGCCGAACTGATCGCCTCCGACCTCGACCGGCCGATCGCGTACACCTGGTGGGCCCAGCGGCGCGGATTCGTGCGCAACACGGTGGGCGAGGGCGCCTGCGACATCTGGCCCGGTGTCGCCGCGGGGCTGGAAACGCTCGAGACCACGCGTCCATACTACCGCGCGAGTTACATGTTCGTGACGCGTCAGTCCGACGACCTCGCGGGCCTGACGCTCGACGATCCGCGGCTGAAACGCCTTTCGCTGGGCGTGCAGTTGGTGGGCGACGATGGCGGCAACACTCCGCCGGCGCACGCCCTCGCCCGGCGCGGCATTATCGGCAACGTCCGCGGCTACATGCTCTATGGCGATTATACGCGGCCCAATCCGCCCGCCGCGATCGTCGACGCGGTCGAAAAAGGCGAGATCGATGCTGGCCTCGTCTGGGGCCCTCTCGCCGGCTACTTCGCCCGGCGAAGCAAAGTGCCCTTGCGGCTGGAACCGGTTACTCCGTGGCTCGACGACAACCAGTGGCCGATGGCCTACGACATTTCGGTGGGCGTGCGAAAGGATGATCCGCAGCTGAGGGATGACGTCGATCGCGTGCTCAAAGCCCGCAAGCGCGAGATTGCCAAGCTGCTCGAAGATTATGGGATCGAGCCGATCGGGCCGCAGGCGACCGCGCCCTAGACCGCGAATGCCGTTTGGCGGCGCATTGGCTTTTCATTCACCGTTCGACGCCCTAATTGCGCAAGCGATCGGATGCCTGCCGCAATGTCGCAAGACCCCCCACGCACCGGGCTCGAGGGCGCGTTCTTCGAGCATCGCGAGCGCCTCGTGCGCTTCCTTGCCGTGCGCGGGGCGGGCGAGGCGGCCGAAGACCTCGTGCAGGAGGTCTGGCTCAAGATCTCGACCAGCCAGGCGGGCCCGGTCGCCGCGCCGCTGCCCTATCTCTATCGCGTCGCCGATTCGCTGATGATCGATCGCTTCCGCTCGCAGCGGCAGGCCGCGAAGCGCGACCGTGAATGGACCGACCTCTCCGCCGGAACCGTCACGGGCACATCCGATGCGCCATCGGCGGAGCGGGTCGTCGCTGCCCGCGATTTCGTTCGGCTGGTGGAGGAGCTTCTTGCCCGGCTCGAGCCGCCGCGCGTCGCCGAGGTCTTCCGCCGGCACCGGGTCGACGGCGTACCCCAGCGGCAGGTGGCGGCGGAATTCGGCGTAAGTCTGTCCACCGTGGAGAGCGACCTGAGGGTGGCCTATCGCGCGCTGACCGAGCTCAGGGAGCGCCACGATGAGGTCTGAGCGTATCGACTCCGTCAAGTCGTCAGGAGGACTGCTCGATGCAGCGTGACGAACGTATTCGCGACGAAGCCGCAGCCTGGGCGGTCCGCGCGGGAGACCCCGGCTTTGCCGATTGGGACGCCTTCGAACACTGGCTCGGCCGGTCGCCGGAGCACGCTGCCGCCTACGACCGCGTCGCGGCTGCGGCGGCGGAAGCTGCGGAGGAGCTGCGCGCGGCGCGCCCGGCTTCCGCGAACGACGATGACGTGCCGCAGCCGGCGCGGGTTTCGCGCCGCTGGTTTGACGGGGCGCTCGCTGCCGCGCTGGTGGCGGTGCTCGCATTCGCGGTTTGGCCGGGCGGCAGCACCTATTATGAAGAAACGGCACCGGGCGAGATCCGCATGATCGCGCTTGGCGGCGGCGACCGGATCGACCTCGCGGGTGGGACGCGCATCGAGCTCGACCGCGACGATCCCCGGTTTGTACGGCTCGAGAGCGGCCGCGCACTGTTCACCATTCGCCACGACGAGGCGCATCCGTTCCGCGTCGTGGCCGGCGACGACGCCCTGCTCGATGTCGGAACGGTGTTCGACGTGGCGCTCGACGAGGCGAACGTGCGCGTTGCGGTGGCCGAGGGGGCGGTCGTGTTCAATCCCGCGCGCCAGGCGGTCCATCTCGCGCCCGGCGAGGTACTGCGCAGCGCTCGCGGTTCGGACGCTTACCGGACGAGCACGATCGCGCCCGCCCAGGTCGGCGAATGGCGCGAGGGCCGGCTGAGCTTCGACAATGCCAGCTTGGCGGAAGCGGCGTCCGATCTGGCCCGGGCGACCGGCGTGGCCTTCCGCGCGGCGCCGGGCAGCACTGTGCGGATTTCGGGCAGCATCGTCATCGCTCAGGTACGCGAGGATCCGCGCGCCGCCGGGGCCCTCCTCGGCGTGCCGGTCCGGCGCGAGGGCGACGACTGGGTGCTCGGCGCGAACTGAGATGCACCGGACGCTGCCCGTCCTGCTTGCGGCAAGTGCCGCTCTCGCCGCCAGCGCGGCGCACGCCGAGAGCGTGGCGATCGACGCGCCCGCCGGGCGCGCGGCCGATGCAGCCATTGCCATCGCCCGGCAGACCGGCACGAGCATCGTGATTACCGACCCGGCGGTCGCGGATCGCAAGGTGAGGGCGATCCGCGGCACGATGGGTGCCGGCGACGCCGTGCGCAAGCTCGCCCGCTTCGCGCGCGTTCGCGCCGTGGCCGCAGGCCGCTACGGCTGGCGGCTGATCCCTGCACCCGAAGCGCGCCGACCCATACCGAACGCACCGGCGCCAAGACCGGTCCGCGCGGGACCCGCGCCGCCGAGCGAGATGAGCGAAGTCGAAGGAACGCCGATCATCGTCGAAGCGAGTAAGCGCGACCTCGCGCTGGGCGATTTTCCGGGGCAGGTCTCGCTGCTCGACGGGGAGGCGCTCGAACTCGGCGGGATCGGCGGGACCGAGAAGATAACCCAGCGGCTGGCCACGGTATCCTCGACCCACCTCGGCAGCGGCCGCAACAAACTGTTCATTCGC is from Croceibacterium aestuarii and encodes:
- a CDS encoding c-type cytochrome, with the protein product MTLALALGACDQAKDDTSTGTFAPAGPGAPAQRDVALVPGGGDLVTAPDRRALPYLDNAAAVTEGMQLYNQMNCVGCHFNGGGGIGPPLMDTSWTYGGRLDQIYDTIYFGRANGMPAWGGKLTDDQIWKIASYVRSMSLPETIAANGNGTPSQHPAPVPREADAFDGWHVPKEAGS
- a CDS encoding substrate-binding domain-containing protein, which produces MKRAGLLTLLLAACAPDPLKVCADPNNLPFSNRAGEGFENKLAELIASDLDRPIAYTWWAQRRGFVRNTVGEGACDIWPGVAAGLETLETTRPYYRASYMFVTRQSDDLAGLTLDDPRLKRLSLGVQLVGDDGGNTPPAHALARRGIIGNVRGYMLYGDYTRPNPPAAIVDAVEKGEIDAGLVWGPLAGYFARRSKVPLRLEPVTPWLDDNQWPMAYDISVGVRKDDPQLRDDVDRVLKARKREIAKLLEDYGIEPIGPQATAP
- a CDS encoding cytochrome c oxidase subunit 3; the encoded protein is MAERIVSRPEALPLGPIGGRGIGWNGMVMLVVAEASLFGYLLFSYYYLAVSNPPGWVLESEPSLKLALPNTFLLLASSVAAWWGERGIRKDDRGQALGGIGLAIAMGAVFAIVQGFEWKDKAYGLGTSSYTALYFVTTGFHMAHVIAGLMILGALWLWTWRGFFSPLRMLPMANGIVYWHFVDAVWLAVFSTYYLSPYLGVGQ
- the coxB gene encoding cytochrome c oxidase subunit II, whose product is MSGAPLGYLTSNGARADATVPLTWFLVLLSSAVCLIIAYMLWRAVRRGRAVEAGLPAVARGVGGVRLIFIGLGISSLFLLVALGWTMIALGHVAPMPRRPEITIDVTAHQWWWQADYGGAVPSERFTTANEIHVPVGAKVLVRLHGGDVIHSFWVPKLTGKTDAIPGQVNLTWLEADEPGIYRGQCSEYCGLQHAHMGFEVVAESPREFAKWRAAQLQTAPPPVTPEQAEGLALMEYRCALCHTVRGTSAGSNVGPDLTHLMSRRLIAAGTYPNNRANLAGWIEDPQGAKPGAQMPPQHLTGPQLQAVVAYLETLE
- a CDS encoding cytochrome c oxidase assembly protein: MPYCGAPPLPDSLWLRWNFDPILIVALALLAGVHLRRCPASRRTMAAGGWAITSLALISPLCALSVSLFAARVGQHMIMFLLGAPLVAAALPAARNSRWLWPATAAFTAFLWLWHMPAPYDATLHSDAIYWAMHTTLFFSAVLLWRELLPLGERPMGLVAAGTVASMQMAFLGAVLTLAGRPLFSWHYITTQAWGFTPLADQQLGGTLMWVPGGILFLWLALRTTAHVLRDREGFAV
- a CDS encoding PQQ-dependent catabolism-associated beta-propeller protein yields the protein MALAACSSSERGGDRVFVSDEEADVVHVLDGASGEVEGALQTGERPRGLALSPDGKTLYVAASESNRIEAWDSHSLRKLRELGSGSDPERIAVSPDGATIYAANEDKSAVSFIDVASGKVVREVRVGPEPEGIGVSPDGKLLIATSEVASVAHFIDVASAKVTDNLPVGSRPREVLFLKGGREAWVSSEQRGTIAVFDTASREMKRTIDLAAAFPDLENPQAVELELTRDGKRAFVAMGRGDRVAEIDPVSYRVVRSFPTGHRTWGIALSPDDARLYAVSGLSGTATIIDLEKDKVAHTVTLGGKPWTAEAASR
- a CDS encoding FecR family protein, yielding MQRDERIRDEAAAWAVRAGDPGFADWDAFEHWLGRSPEHAAAYDRVAAAAAEAAEELRAARPASANDDDVPQPARVSRRWFDGALAAALVAVLAFAVWPGGSTYYEETAPGEIRMIALGGGDRIDLAGGTRIELDRDDPRFVRLESGRALFTIRHDEAHPFRVVAGDDALLDVGTVFDVALDEANVRVAVAEGAVVFNPARQAVHLAPGEVLRSARGSDAYRTSTIAPAQVGEWREGRLSFDNASLAEAASDLARATGVAFRAAPGSTVRISGSIVIAQVREDPRAAGALLGVPVRREGDDWVLGAN
- a CDS encoding c-type cytochrome — encoded protein: MRKLVALALIPLAACAGGRDDDTTELAKQVIADHCGLCHTVPGVIQAHGKVGPNLEGIGRREVIAGKLPNSRPNLLRWITHAQTIAPGSAMPDIPLTPEQANAVADYLYSLD
- a CDS encoding cytochrome c oxidase subunit I, coding for MSAADLTAGREGPLADTDTRLSRTPRVAVADAALRDRLERIWRTEPGLKGWFGTVDHKEIGKRYLVTAFIMLAIGGIEALVLRLQLAGPNKHLLTPEQYNELFSTHGMTMIFLYAGPVLSGFSNYFFPLWLGARDMAFPRMNALSYWIYLAAALFLYAGPLVGAGPNDGWFNYVPYAEKAFNPGINEDIYALGMVFLGISTSVGAANFIVTAARCRAPGMSINRLPIMVWGTLTASAANLVVIPAVSLAFFLLWMDRNLGTSFFTVAGGGEPLLWQHLFWLFGHPWVYAIVLPAMGMVSDGLPTFSRTPLVGYTLVALSTVATMLLGFGVWVHHMFATGLPGLGLAFFSGASIIITIPSAVAVFAWLATIWLGKPVFTTAFKFFAGMILLFVIGGVSGFMTASVPADWQLTDTYFVVAHLHYVLIGINVFPVCGATYMWFPKMTGRLMDERLGWWNFWTMFLGFNLAFLPMHLTGLLGMPRRIYTYDAGMGFSALNMITTIGSFVFAVGVLMFFWNVIKSRRSGAIAGPDPWSGPSLEWTIPSPPPPYNFAVIPTVASRHPLWEDQLDETENRSSFEEGMTLDEGKEALAVSILDAEPDRILKMPSDTTAPFWLTVATAVLFAGLLGKLWWLAALGGIGAIASLAFWNEPRTKLLEREPDAHEERRNG
- a CDS encoding RNA polymerase sigma factor, with the translated sequence MSQDPPRTGLEGAFFEHRERLVRFLAVRGAGEAAEDLVQEVWLKISTSQAGPVAAPLPYLYRVADSLMIDRFRSQRQAAKRDREWTDLSAGTVTGTSDAPSAERVVAARDFVRLVEELLARLEPPRVAEVFRRHRVDGVPQRQVAAEFGVSLSTVESDLRVAYRALTELRERHDEV
- a CDS encoding methanol/ethanol family PQQ-dependent dehydrogenase, which produces MKTKTILLATFAAVAVAALPVVAAQTGMFPQRAGAKPPLPKPVPAGDVFTREQIGHALAPPTPGAGRTVAPAAAAPQDDGQWTMPAKNYAATRYTSLNEITPANAKNLQEVFSFSLGVNKGQEAAPIVVDNTMYVVSAFPNHVYALDLTKEGAPLKWSYNPKPVPAAAGVACCDVVNRGGAYADGKFVFNTLDGATIALDAKTGKEVWRTQLGDINKGESVTMAPLIAGGKVLVGNSGGEFGVHGWLTALDLGSGKIAWRAYHTGPDDQALIGKDFHPFYAMDRGKDLGVKSWPAGAWQIGGGTMWGWIAYDPATQTIFYGTANPGPWNQLQRPGDNKWTAGLFARDVNTGQAKWFYQMNPHDEHDYDGINEQLLLDMPFGGKMREVLLHPDRNGYVYVVDRETGQVLSADPYGPVNSSKGVNLKTGRLIVNPAKETHLGQVVHDICPTASGAKDWNPSSFSPRTGLVYIPHENLCMDWMNLEVNYISGTPYVGAEVKMKPGPGGHRGELTAWDPVLRKPAWTIREDLPVWSGTVSTGGDLVFYGTMDGWFKAVDARTGKLVWKQKLESGIIGQPISYKGPDSHQYVAVLSGVGGWSGAIVSGPLDPRDGSSALGFVNTMTDLPNRTTAGGTLHVFALPH